The genome window CTGTCCTGCAGCTGGTCCACGCAGGCGTTGGGGGGGCCGCCGATGCAGGCGATCTGCTGCCGCTGCTTCCACTCCGGCAGCTCCTCGGAGATCAGGTCGGCGAGCAGCGCCTGGGCGGCGTTCAGGAGGTCGGTCAGCTGGAGCACGGCCTCCTGCgcgggggggcagaggaggagctcagagtCTTCTCGCCGTCCCCTCCCAACGCTTCCAGGTGTGTTTGCTCACCTGCCGTTTGCATTTGAGGTCCAGGCACATCCTCCCGACCAGCGTCTTCTCTTTGTCCAGCTCCATCGGCGTCATTCCGTTGGACTCGTTCTCTGAGGAGAGACGCGAGGAGACGGTTCAGCCCGAAGCGGCGCCGGTGGCGTCGGCGCGGCGGGGGcttggcgggggcgggggcgccACCCTCACCTCTGCTCCTCAGCGAGTTGATCTTGAAGTCGTACtcgtcctgcaggtcctccaggtTCTTGATGTTCTGGTCCACCGCCTGACAAAGATGGCGTCACTTCAGCGGCGTTGACGTCAGACGACGAACCGGgcgcaaagccccccccccccccccccacctgagcTCGCTCTTTCACGTCCTTGACTTTGCTGTCCAGCTTCAGTTTCTCCATCACCATGGCCGACGCCGTCCCGTCCCCCTCCGGCTGCGGACAGGACAAACGCGTCCAACAGATGGAAACGCCACACAGAACCGTCCGCTGACGGCGCCCGACCGGCCGCAGGCCGTACCTCGGCGCTCTTCGCGATGAAGAGGATCTTCTGCTCGTCCTTCAGGTTCTTGGAGACGATCATGGCCATGTGGACCGGATCATCTTGGAACCGATCCTGCAGACACGAGTCCTCTTTATATTTGCAGTTTTTGaaccacaaccccccccccctccccctccctccccccccacctggaggTTCCTTTTGATCTTGCGGATGttgtgctgcagcaggaagttgtTCTCCAGGGCGAAGCGGCTGTGCTGGTCGTCCAGCTGGGTCAGGAGCTCGTGGAACCGAACCGTGGCCAACGAGTCCTGCGTGGCGACCGTGTCcctgaggagggagaggaggagaactaCAAACGCTTCCGCAGGTGAGGCTGCTGCCTCCCCGATGAAAGGGTTCATTTAAACCAGATGGAGGGAAGCCATTTTTAAAATGGAGGCGATAAAAGCGGCCGGCCTTCTCACCAGTCGATGCTCTCGATCCACCTGCTCAGGTACTGCCGGATGTCCATGGGGAAGGAGTCGTCGTACAGCTGGTCCACCTGCTCCAGGTACTTGGCATCCAG of Brachionichthys hirsutus isolate HB-005 chromosome 24, CSIRO-AGI_Bhir_v1, whole genome shotgun sequence contains these proteins:
- the LOC137912274 gene encoding signal transducer and activator of transcription 1-alpha/beta-like, whose product is MAQWGQLQMLDAKYLEQVDQLYDDSFPMDIRQYLSRWIESIDWDTVATQDSLATVRFHELLTQLDDQHSRFALENNFLLQHNIRKIKRNLQDRFQDDPVHMAMIVSKNLKDEQKILFIAKSAEPEGDGTASAMVMEKLKLDSKVKDVKERAQAVDQNIKNLEDLQDEYDFKINSLRSRENESNGMTPMELDKEKTLVGRMCLDLKCKRQEAVLQLTDLLNAAQALLADLISEELPEWKQRQQIACIGGPPNACVDQLQDRFTALADGLRQVRQHVEKLQELEQKFSYDSDPITQKKAYLKSRSLELLNKLLS